The genomic stretch ACATCATTCGTGCGCCCATTGGATATGCAGAACCATATGCTACAGCCGCTTCTCCATCTACTTTACGTACTTCTGGATGATTTGCCAAACCTAAGTAATCATTGATACTCCAAGTAATAACATCTTTTCCTTGAAACTTCATTCGATTCGAGATTTCACCTTCTAGTTTAGGAAATACAAAATATCCTTCTGCTTGCGATGCCCATTTTCCTAATGGTCCTTTGTCTCTGTATATTTTAGCAAATAAATCCTTCATCTATCTAAGTTTTTCTTTATGTATCAATTCGGGTTGTGGTAATTTATGAAGTTTTTGTGAAAACTCCAATGGCAAAAATAAAAATTTTTACCTGCCTATCATAATTATTACACTTTTATGTGAAGTTCACATTTTTTTGGGTGATTTTTTATGGTATTTTAACCTATAAAGCATAAAAGCAGCATAATTGTTACTATGCTGCTTTTGAATATGTTGTAAAAAGATATTTTTTCTTTATTTAATGTATTCTATTTTTTGCGCTTCTTCAATATTTTTACTGTCAAAGAATCCTTGTGAACGCATCCAATCATCACTATATACTTTACTCATGTATCGAGAACCGTGATCAGGGAAAATTACGATTACATTACTGTTTTCGTCAAATTCTCCTTCTTCTGCTAATTGTTCAATACCTTGCATTGCTGCTCCACTTGTATATCCAACAAATAATCCTTCTGTTTTTGAAATTTCACGCGCTTTATGAGCACTTTCTTCATCTTTTACTTTGATAAATTTATCAATTACATCAAAATCAGTCGCCGTTGGAATTAAGTTTTTACCTAATCCTTCTATGCGATACGGATAGATTTCATCCGAATCAAATTCTCTTGTTTCGTGATATTTTTTCAACACAGAACCATACGCATCAATCCCTAAAACTCTGATCTTTGGATTTTGTTCTTTTAGATATTTTGCCGTTCCAGAAATTGTTCCGCCTGTTCCACTACATGCTACAAAGTGCGTAATGTTTCCGTTGGTTTGTTTCCAAATTTCCGGACCCGTTGTTTTGTAATGTGCATCAATATTTAATTGATTGAAATATTGATTGATGTACACAGAACCTGACATTTCTTCGTGAATACGCTTTGCTACTTGATAATACGAACGTGGATCGTCAGCACTAACATGCGCAGGACATACATATACTTTTGCGCCCATTGAACGCAACATGTCAATTTTATCTTTGGATGATTTAGAACTTACCGCTAAGATGCATTCGTATCCTTTTATGATACTTACCATAGCAATACTAAATCCTGTATTTCCTGAAGTCGTTTCTATAATTGTATCACCAGGCTTTAGAATACCTTTTCGTTCAGCCTCTTCAATGATATATAAAGCAATTCTATCTTTTGTTGAATGTCCTGGATTGAATGACTCTACTTTCGCGTAGAAATTTCCTTTGATGTTTTTAGTTATGTGATTTAACTTTATCAAAGGCGTATTCCCAATGAGTTCGAGTACATTATTAAAAGCATTAATTTGTTGTTCCATAAAAACTAGTAAGTTGTACAGGGTTTTATTTTTGTAAGTTTTGGAAAAATGCAAAACCTTGCAAATTTAAGTTAAATTTTTTAATTATTCCTTAATATTTTCTAAGTCTAGTAAAAACGCGTATTCTTCAGCTACTTCTTTTAAAGATTCAAAACGTCCTGATGCGCCTCCATGTCCTGCATCCATATTTGTATGGAGTAGTAAAATATTATTGTCCGTTTTTAAATCACGAAGCTTTGCAACCCATTTTGCTGGTTCCCAATATTGCACTTGCGAATCGTGTAATCCTGTAGTAACCAACATATTTGGGTAGGCTTTCGCTACTACATTATCATAAGGCGAATATGATTTCATATACTCGTAATATTCTTTGTTGTTCGGGTTTCCCCATTCGTCATATTCTCCAGTTGTTAGCGGAATGCTATCATCTAACATTGTTGTAATTACATCTACAAACGGAACTGAAGCAATGATTCCATTGTACAATTCTGGGTTTAAGTTTGAAATTGCGCCCATTAATAATCCGCCAGCACTTCCGCCAGAAGCGTATAAATGTTCTGGAGATGTATATTTTAGTGCAATTAAATGTTTGGAACAATCAATGAAATCTGTAAATGTATTTTTCTTGTCCATTAATTTTCCGTCATCGTACCAGTTTCTACCTAAGTATTCGCCACCACGAACATGCGCAATGACAAAGATAAATCCTCTATCGAGTAAACTTAACCGTGCAGAAGAAAAATACGGATCTATCGTAGAACCGTACGAACCGTATGCATATTGTAATGTTGGATTACTTCCATCTTTTTTGATGCCATTTTTATACACAATCGACATCGGAATTTTTGTTCCATCTACGGAAGTTGCCCATAAACGTTCAGAAACGTAGTTGTTTTTATCAAACTTTCCGCCAAGGACTTCTTGCTCTTTTTTGACAGTTTTCTTCTTTGTAACCATGTTAAAATCGATCACAGAAGCTGGCGTTGTCATGGAATTGTATGAATAGCGTAACGTATCGGTTTCAAAGTCCACATTCACACCAGTATTTGCTGTATACGTTTCGTTGTCGAACGGTAAATAGTAATCTGCTGTTTTGTCCCATCGCATAATTCTGATTTTATTTAAACCATTATCACGTTCGCTTACGACTAAGAAATCTTTAAATATTTCTATATCTTCTAATAATACATCTGGACGATGTGGAATAATATCTTCCCAATTGTCCATTCCTGTCTTATTTTCAGGTGTTTTAGAAAGTTTGAAGTTGATGGAAGCATCTTTATTACTCATTACATAGAAATGATCTTTGTAATGCGAAATACCATATTCCAAACCACGTACACGCTCTTGAAATACTTTGAATTCTCCATCCGGATTGTCCGCTTCTAACGTTCTGTATTCCATTGTTAACGTACTGTAAGAACCGATGATTATGTATTTTCTTGATTTTGATTTGTAAACAAATGTGATATACGCTTCATCTTTTTCATGAAAAATTACCTCATCATTCGCAACATCATCGCCTAGTTTGTGCTTGTATATTTTTTCGGAACGCAATGTTTGTTCATCTTTATTTGCATAGAACAATGTTTTGTTGTCTGCTGCCCAAGTAGCACTTCCCGTTGTGTTTTCAATACGTTCTTTATGGATTTCTCCTGTTTCAAGGTTTTTGATATGAATTATGTATTGTCGTCTACTTACAGTATCAACACCATACGCCACTAGTTTATTATTTGGACTGATACTGATTCCTGACAATTTATAATACGAATGATCTTTTGCCATTTCGTTGACATCAAACAGAATTTCTTCTGGTGCATCCAATGAACCTTTTCTACGCGTATAAATTGGATATCCTTTTCCTTCTTCGAATTTTTTAATGTACCAATACCCGTTTAATTTGTATGGTACTGAAGAATCGTCTTCTTTGACTCTTCCTTTTAATTCTTTAAATAGATCTTTCTGAAAATCCTTTGTGTGCGCAGTCATTTCATCGTTATAAGCATTTTCTGCTTCTAAATATGCAATGACCTCAGGGTTTTCTCTATCTTTTAACCAATAATAATTGTCAATTCTAACATCGCCATGTTTTTCAAGTTTTGTAGGTTTCTTGGCAACTGTTGGCACAGATAAGGTGTTTTTCATGGATTGTGTATTCTTTTTGCAGGAATTAATTAGTATAAAACTGATAAGCAGTGCAACTACTGATTTTTTCATTTGAAATGTGTGTTAAAAGCCTACAATTTAATAATTTTGTAAAAATTAACCTTTAATTATATACAAATGTTTGGAGATTTAATGGGAATGATGGGAAAATTGAAAGAAACCCAGCAAAAAGTAGAAGCAACAAAACAGCGTTTGAATTCTGTTTTTATTGATGAAAAAAGTTCGGATAACCTTTTAAATGTGACTGTTACGGCGAATCGTGAAATAAAAACAATTCAAATTTCAGATGAGTTATTGCAAGATAAAGAGCAGTTAGAAGATTATTTAATTTTAACATTAAATAAAGCAATAAAACGTGCTGGAGAAGTCCATGAAGCAGAAGTTGGCGCCGTTGCGAAAGATGGAATGCCAAATATTCCTGGTATGGACATGTTTTCTTAACACGTAAAAACATCCTATTTTTATATAAGAAGAGTCGCTTTTAAAAGCGACTCTTCATGTTTGCGGATGAAATAATTATCAAAAAAAGGGAAGCCAAATTGACTTCCCTTTCATATATATTATAAACAATTTAAAAATTAGTTCTTCTGATCTAAAACTCTAAACTGTGTTCTTCTGTTTGCTAAGTGTTCTCTTTCAGTACAAGAAACTCCATCAGCACATCTGTTAGTTAATTTTCTTTCTCCGTAACCGTTAGAAACAATTTTACTAGCATTGATATTTTTAGAGATTAAGTAGTTTGTTACTGCTTGCGCTCTTCTTTGTGATAATGCTACGTTACTTTCCTTTGTTCCTCTTGAATCTGTGTGAGAAGCAATCTCTACAGAAACTCCAGTTTGTAATACAGGTAATAATTTTGCATCAATTTCACGCTTTGCAGCCGCAGTTAATGTTGCACTACCTAAATTCCAGTTAATGTTAAGGTCATTATATGTTAGGAATTTACACTCAACTTCTGTCCAAGTAGTCAATCCACCTTTCTTAGTCAATATTTCTTTCGTAACAGTCTTAAAAACCGCAGGAATATCAGTAGAAACTACGCTAGCATCAGATACTAATTTTGTAGTTTTTAATGTAGCTTCTCTTTGTGCTACCGGAATTGCTCTTGTACTTGGAGCCGATGTCATTACCGTTTTCGTGTACGTTTTACTTATTGAAGGAATATCTTCAACACGAGTCGTTTCGTTTGTAATAATTGTTTTCTTTACAGTTTCAGTAACCGCAGGAATTTCAACTCTAGTCGTAGTTGGTGGTGTTACCATTACGCTACGCTTCATTGTTTTACGTACTTCTGGAACATCAACAACACGTGTAGTTGGTGGTGTAACCATTACCGTTTTCTTAACTGTCTTTGTAATTGCAGGAATAGAAACAACACGTGTACTTGCAGGTGTTACCATAATAGTTCTTGTAAATGTTGCTTCACCACAAGGCTTTCCTCCATTATTGTTAGGATCGCAATCAGGCGTTATATTTGAAGTAGCATCCGAAGCCAAACGTGTTACAGGAACTGTAACGTTTTGAGCTGGAATACCTTTGTAACACCAATATCTACAATCGTCTGGATTTGATGAATTACAATCTGCCGGTGCAATTTCACTCATTTGCCATTCAGCAGCAGCTGGTTTTACCTCAACTGATTCAAAATCACTTGTAAAAGATGCAGGAACTACTCTAATAGAAGAACCATATTCTCTCTTTTTATACGTAATAGTTTCTGTTCCCCAAACTGCAGGAACAACTTCTAAACGTTGTGAAGCGTCTTTAACTGTAATGACAACATCTCTAGTTTCATACACAGCAGGAACAATAACTACTTTTTGATACGCTGGTTGTGTAACCACATCAAAAGTTCTGTTTTCGTATACAGCTGGCACCATTCGTAAGCTAAAACTAGCTTCTTTTACAACTACAGTTTCAGTGTCTCTACTTGTTTGCGATCCAACTCTTACTAAACGTTGAGAAGCCTCTTTAGTTACTATTTCAAAAGATTCTTTTCCGTATGAAGCTGGAACTATTGCTAACTCTTCACCTGCAATTTTAGATAAAACTGTTTCATTAACTGAAGTATATTTAGCTGGGACTACTTTCAACTTTTTGTAAGCTGGCGATATCATAATTTGTACTTCCTGGTTTTCGTATACGTCAGGTGTTACACAACGGACATAACATTTTCCAGGTTCCGGGTTTGTGGGTAAGTCTTGACCAAAGGCGAAAGAACCAATTGCTAAGGCTAATCCAAATAATAGTTTTTTTCTCATGTTAAAAATTGTTAATTATTTAATTGTTGTTATTGATTTGCAAGATACAAAATTACCTATTTG from Kordia antarctica encodes the following:
- a CDS encoding PLP-dependent cysteine synthase family protein: MEQQINAFNNVLELIGNTPLIKLNHITKNIKGNFYAKVESFNPGHSTKDRIALYIIEEAERKGILKPGDTIIETTSGNTGFSIAMVSIIKGYECILAVSSKSSKDKIDMLRSMGAKVYVCPAHVSADDPRSYYQVAKRIHEEMSGSVYINQYFNQLNIDAHYKTTGPEIWKQTNGNITHFVACSGTGGTISGTAKYLKEQNPKIRVLGIDAYGSVLKKYHETREFDSDEIYPYRIEGLGKNLIPTATDFDVIDKFIKVKDEESAHKAREISKTEGLFVGYTSGAAMQGIEQLAEEGEFDENSNVIVIFPDHGSRYMSKVYSDDWMRSQGFFDSKNIEEAQKIEYIK
- a CDS encoding S9 family peptidase; translated protein: MKKSVVALLISFILINSCKKNTQSMKNTLSVPTVAKKPTKLEKHGDVRIDNYYWLKDRENPEVIAYLEAENAYNDEMTAHTKDFQKDLFKELKGRVKEDDSSVPYKLNGYWYIKKFEEGKGYPIYTRRKGSLDAPEEILFDVNEMAKDHSYYKLSGISISPNNKLVAYGVDTVSRRQYIIHIKNLETGEIHKERIENTTGSATWAADNKTLFYANKDEQTLRSEKIYKHKLGDDVANDEVIFHEKDEAYITFVYKSKSRKYIIIGSYSTLTMEYRTLEADNPDGEFKVFQERVRGLEYGISHYKDHFYVMSNKDASINFKLSKTPENKTGMDNWEDIIPHRPDVLLEDIEIFKDFLVVSERDNGLNKIRIMRWDKTADYYLPFDNETYTANTGVNVDFETDTLRYSYNSMTTPASVIDFNMVTKKKTVKKEQEVLGGKFDKNNYVSERLWATSVDGTKIPMSIVYKNGIKKDGSNPTLQYAYGSYGSTIDPYFSSARLSLLDRGFIFVIAHVRGGEYLGRNWYDDGKLMDKKNTFTDFIDCSKHLIALKYTSPEHLYASGGSAGGLLMGAISNLNPELYNGIIASVPFVDVITTMLDDSIPLTTGEYDEWGNPNNKEYYEYMKSYSPYDNVVAKAYPNMLVTTGLHDSQVQYWEPAKWVAKLRDLKTDNNILLLHTNMDAGHGGASGRFESLKEVAEEYAFLLDLENIKE
- a CDS encoding YbaB/EbfC family nucleoid-associated protein; amino-acid sequence: MFGDLMGMMGKLKETQQKVEATKQRLNSVFIDEKSSDNLLNVTVTANREIKTIQISDELLQDKEQLEDYLILTLNKAIKRAGEVHEAEVGAVAKDGMPNIPGMDMFS
- a CDS encoding OmpA family protein gives rise to the protein MRKKLLFGLALAIGSFAFGQDLPTNPEPGKCYVRCVTPDVYENQEVQIMISPAYKKLKVVPAKYTSVNETVLSKIAGEELAIVPASYGKESFEIVTKEASQRLVRVGSQTSRDTETVVVKEASFSLRMVPAVYENRTFDVVTQPAYQKVVIVPAVYETRDVVITVKDASQRLEVVPAVWGTETITYKKREYGSSIRVVPASFTSDFESVEVKPAAAEWQMSEIAPADCNSSNPDDCRYWCYKGIPAQNVTVPVTRLASDATSNITPDCDPNNNGGKPCGEATFTRTIMVTPASTRVVSIPAITKTVKKTVMVTPPTTRVVDVPEVRKTMKRSVMVTPPTTTRVEIPAVTETVKKTIITNETTRVEDIPSISKTYTKTVMTSAPSTRAIPVAQREATLKTTKLVSDASVVSTDIPAVFKTVTKEILTKKGGLTTWTEVECKFLTYNDLNINWNLGSATLTAAAKREIDAKLLPVLQTGVSVEIASHTDSRGTKESNVALSQRRAQAVTNYLISKNINASKIVSNGYGERKLTNRCADGVSCTEREHLANRRTQFRVLDQKN